In Pseudomonas sp. R76, one genomic interval encodes:
- the cyoE gene encoding heme o synthase, with amino-acid sequence MSLKHFIQITKPGIIFGNVLSVAGGFFLASKGHVDLAIFLAAMIGTSLVVASGCVFNNCIDRDIDIKMERTKNRVLVQGLISLKLALLFATVLGVAGVALLYKVANPLAALFAVIGFVIYVGLYSLYLKRKSVHGTLVGSLSGAMPPVIGYVAVTNSFDMAALVLLVMFSLWQMPHSYAIAIFRFNDYLAASIPVLPVKRGIQVAKKHILLYILAFLVATLMLTFSGYAGMSYLAVAAAMGMYWLYMAWTGYKAVDDTVWARKLFVFSIFTITALSVMMSLDFQVPKELLLTYAH; translated from the coding sequence ATGTCGCTTAAGCACTTTATCCAAATCACCAAACCTGGGATCATTTTCGGTAACGTGCTTTCTGTGGCAGGCGGTTTTTTCCTGGCCTCCAAGGGACATGTCGATCTGGCCATTTTCCTGGCTGCAATGATCGGCACTTCCCTGGTGGTAGCTTCCGGTTGTGTGTTCAACAACTGCATCGACCGCGACATCGATATCAAGATGGAACGCACCAAGAACCGCGTGCTGGTCCAGGGCCTGATCTCCCTGAAACTGGCACTGCTGTTCGCGACCGTCCTGGGTGTTGCAGGCGTGGCATTGTTGTACAAGGTGGCCAACCCGCTGGCGGCGCTGTTTGCCGTGATCGGTTTTGTCATCTACGTCGGCCTCTACAGCCTGTACCTCAAGCGCAAGTCGGTTCACGGCACGCTGGTGGGCAGCCTGTCGGGCGCGATGCCACCGGTGATTGGTTATGTGGCTGTGACCAATAGCTTCGACATGGCCGCGCTGGTGCTGCTGGTGATGTTCAGCCTGTGGCAGATGCCGCACTCGTATGCCATCGCGATCTTCCGCTTCAATGACTACCTGGCTGCTTCGATTCCGGTTCTGCCGGTCAAACGTGGCATCCAGGTCGCCAAGAAACACATCCTGCTCTACATCCTGGCCTTCCTCGTGGCGACCTTGATGTTGACCTTCAGTGGCTACGCCGGCATGAGCTACCTCGCCGTCGCGGCGGCCATGGGCATGTACTGGTTGTACATGGCCTGGACCGGCTACAAGGCGGTGGACGACACCGTCTGGGCGCGCAAGCTGTTCGTGTTCTCGATCTTCACCATCACCGCGCTCAGCGTGATGATGTCCCTGGATTTCCAAGTGCCGAAAGAGCTGTTGCTGACCTACGCACACTGA
- the cyoD gene encoding cytochrome o ubiquinol oxidase subunit IV — MANAHSHDHDSHDASHGSVKSYAIGFILSVILTLIPFGLVMYPTLPKSITLMIVLAFAVIQVLVHLVYFLHLDRSKEQRDNVIAFVFAGLVILLLVGLSIWIMFSIHTFMMAK; from the coding sequence ATGGCTAATGCACACTCCCATGACCATGACAGCCATGATGCGAGCCACGGCAGCGTTAAGTCGTACGCCATCGGCTTCATCCTGTCGGTAATCCTGACGCTCATCCCGTTCGGTCTGGTGATGTACCCGACCCTGCCGAAGTCGATCACCTTGATGATCGTTCTGGCGTTCGCGGTGATTCAGGTTTTGGTTCACCTGGTGTACTTCCTGCACCTGGACCGTTCCAAAGAGCAGCGCGATAACGTGATTGCATTTGTGTTCGCAGGCCTTGTGATCCTGCTGCTGGTTGGTCTGTCGATCTGGATCATGTTCAGCATCCATACGTTCATGATGGCGAAGTGA
- a CDS encoding c-type cytochrome, protein MAFSLPRLALLGATLCLALPLHAAPTEIEHGKYVAQLGDCIACHTAKQGKVMAGGLELSTPMGTIYSSNITPDRETGIGAYTFEQFDKVMREGVTPTGMNLYPAMPYPSYAKMSEQDMRALYAYLMQGVEPVQQANLEADMGFPFNQRWGLALWNFAFLDKQPFQPDPNRNEVLNRGAYLVQGLGHCGSCHTPRGIAFQEKAMSDDGRSGQHYLAGETVEHWRAMSLRNLWTVEDTVQLLKTGQNRFATVAGNMADVIHHSTQHFSDEDLTAIASYLKSLPPGKDDLPMPSVAHGPAAPPADLFTSRGGLGYMQFCSDCHRSDGGGVKGVFPPLAGNPSIAANNPTSLLHITLTGWETAQTATHPRVYTMPGFSRLADPEIAEILSFVRTRWGNEGTPISAAQVKKLRDQLNPATTDSSAFETPRLADLLAAPNADQVIRGMRLHLQTKALLPNNVGNALNCTSCHLNAGTVADGSPFVGVSAFFPSYAPRAGKVVTLEERINGCFRRSMNGKPLPPQSADMQAMVAYFDWMKNNTRPEDKVAGRGVGKIDPSIKPDLENGKQVYAKQCAVCHGDNGQGLAGADGELVYPPLWGEQSFNIGAGMARPYTAAAFVKRNMPIGFHEKFPLGQGGLSDQETVDVAAYFSGQPRPDFPDKVKDWPNGGKPADARY, encoded by the coding sequence ATGGCCTTCTCCCTGCCACGCCTGGCCTTGCTGGGGGCGACGCTGTGTCTGGCGCTACCTCTGCACGCCGCTCCCACCGAAATCGAACACGGTAAATACGTTGCGCAACTGGGCGACTGCATCGCCTGCCACACGGCCAAGCAAGGCAAGGTGATGGCCGGTGGGCTGGAGCTGAGCACGCCGATGGGCACGATCTATTCGAGCAACATCACCCCCGACCGTGAGACCGGTATCGGCGCCTACACCTTCGAGCAGTTCGACAAAGTGATGCGCGAAGGCGTAACGCCGACAGGCATGAATCTTTACCCGGCGATGCCGTACCCGTCCTACGCCAAAATGAGCGAGCAGGACATGCGCGCCCTCTACGCCTACCTGATGCAAGGCGTCGAACCCGTGCAGCAGGCCAACCTCGAAGCGGACATGGGCTTCCCGTTCAACCAACGCTGGGGCCTGGCGCTGTGGAATTTTGCTTTTCTCGACAAGCAGCCGTTCCAGCCGGACCCGAACCGTAACGAGGTGCTCAACCGTGGCGCCTACCTGGTCCAGGGCCTGGGCCATTGCGGCTCCTGTCACACGCCACGCGGCATTGCCTTCCAGGAAAAAGCCATGAGTGATGACGGCCGCAGCGGCCAGCATTACCTGGCCGGCGAAACCGTTGAACACTGGCGCGCCATGAGCCTGCGCAACCTGTGGACGGTGGAAGACACCGTGCAACTGCTCAAGACCGGGCAGAACCGTTTTGCCACGGTGGCCGGCAATATGGCTGACGTGATTCACCACAGCACTCAGCATTTCAGCGACGAAGACCTTACGGCCATTGCCAGCTACCTCAAATCCCTGCCGCCGGGCAAAGATGATCTGCCAATGCCGTCGGTCGCCCACGGCCCCGCAGCGCCACCGGCGGACCTGTTCACCAGCCGTGGCGGCCTGGGTTACATGCAGTTTTGCAGCGACTGCCACCGCAGCGACGGCGGCGGCGTGAAAGGCGTGTTCCCGCCGCTGGCCGGCAACCCAAGCATCGCGGCCAACAACCCGACCTCGCTGCTGCACATCACCCTGACCGGCTGGGAAACCGCGCAAACCGCCACCCACCCACGGGTCTACACCATGCCGGGTTTCAGCCGCTTGGCGGACCCGGAAATCGCCGAGATCCTGAGCTTCGTGCGCACCCGCTGGGGCAACGAGGGCACGCCGATCAGCGCCGCCCAAGTGAAAAAACTGCGTGACCAACTCAACCCCGCCACCACTGATTCGTCGGCTTTCGAAACCCCACGCCTGGCCGATTTACTCGCCGCGCCGAATGCCGACCAAGTGATTCGCGGCATGCGCCTGCACCTGCAAACCAAAGCGCTGCTGCCGAACAACGTCGGCAACGCGCTCAATTGCACCAGTTGCCATCTCAACGCCGGCACCGTGGCGGACGGCTCGCCGTTTGTGGGCGTGTCGGCGTTCTTCCCCAGCTACGCGCCACGCGCGGGCAAGGTGGTTACGTTGGAAGAACGCATCAACGGCTGCTTCCGCCGTTCGATGAATGGCAAGCCCCTGCCGCCGCAATCGGCGGATATGCAGGCGATGGTCGCCTACTTCGACTGGATGAAAAACAACACACGCCCCGAAGACAAAGTCGCCGGGCGTGGCGTGGGCAAAATCGACCCGTCGATCAAACCGGACCTTGAGAACGGCAAACAGGTGTACGCCAAGCAATGCGCGGTGTGCCATGGCGACAACGGCCAAGGCCTGGCGGGGGCCGATGGCGAGCTGGTGTACCCGCCGTTGTGGGGCGAGCAGTCGTTCAACATCGGCGCCGGCATGGCGCGGCCCTACACGGCGGCGGCGTTCGTCAAACGCAATATGCCGATCGGCTTTCACGAGAAATTCCCGTTGGGGCAGGGCGGGTTGTCGGACCAGGAAACGGTGGACGTGGCGGCGTACTTCTCCGGTCAACCGCGTCCGGATTTCCCCGACAAGGTCAAAGACTGGCCTAACGGCGGCAAGCCCGCCGACGCACGCTACTGA
- the ptaA gene encoding pyoverdine biosynthesis transaminase PtaA, producing MVSVSRRSLLALGAALPVLGRLDWALAAPAPATPDKVRLNYNESPYGPSSAAREAMQRGVATSGRYPYPDMYALAALFAQQQGITEENVAVFAGSMAALRYAVLAFTRDTRGLVMATPSYEVPRQAAESCKTQVHEVSLDARHAHDVPAMLAADPHAGMFYLCNPNNPTGTITPTEAIRQALVNKPQGCVLVVDEAYIDFSDTPSVVSWVKDHDDLLVLRTFSKIYGMAGARLGLAIGHPTLLERLAVFGGDNVPAASTLLGARASLEDIKLLPQRKALNAQLRDETVAWLKGRGFTCTASQSNCFMIDVKQPAEQVIEKLAAHGVLIGRVWKDWPHWVRVTVGNKHEMQRFREVFAAQVVSA from the coding sequence ATGGTCAGCGTAAGTCGTCGGTCCCTTCTCGCCCTCGGTGCGGCCCTGCCCGTGCTCGGGCGTCTGGATTGGGCGCTCGCCGCCCCGGCGCCGGCGACGCCTGACAAGGTGCGGCTCAACTACAACGAAAGCCCCTACGGCCCTTCAAGCGCTGCGCGTGAGGCCATGCAGCGCGGGGTCGCGACGTCGGGGCGTTATCCCTACCCGGACATGTACGCGCTAGCCGCGTTGTTCGCCCAGCAGCAGGGCATCACCGAAGAAAACGTCGCGGTGTTTGCCGGTTCCATGGCCGCCCTGCGCTACGCGGTGCTGGCATTCACCCGCGACACGCGTGGCCTGGTCATGGCCACACCGTCCTACGAAGTGCCGCGCCAGGCCGCCGAATCCTGCAAGACTCAGGTTCATGAAGTGAGCCTCGACGCCCGCCACGCCCATGACGTACCGGCGATGCTCGCCGCCGATCCCCACGCGGGCATGTTCTACCTGTGCAACCCCAACAACCCGACCGGCACCATCACCCCGACCGAGGCGATCCGTCAGGCGCTGGTGAACAAACCCCAAGGCTGTGTGCTGGTGGTGGACGAGGCCTATATCGATTTTTCCGACACGCCAAGCGTGGTCAGTTGGGTCAAGGACCACGACGATTTGCTGGTGCTGCGTACCTTCTCGAAAATCTACGGCATGGCCGGTGCACGCCTGGGCCTGGCGATCGGCCACCCGACGCTGCTGGAACGGCTGGCGGTGTTTGGTGGCGACAACGTGCCGGCGGCTTCTACGCTGCTGGGCGCCCGAGCGAGTCTGGAAGACATCAAGCTGCTGCCACAGCGCAAGGCGCTCAATGCCCAGTTGCGCGACGAGACCGTGGCGTGGCTCAAGGGCCGGGGGTTCACCTGTACCGCGTCGCAGAGCAACTGCTTCATGATCGATGTGAAGCAACCGGCCGAGCAGGTGATCGAGAAGCTCGCCGCACATGGCGTGTTGATCGGGCGAGTGTGGAAGGACTGGCCGCACTGGGTACGCGTGACGGTGGGCAATAAGCACGAGATGCAGCGCTTTCGCGAGGTATTCGCGGCGCAGGTGGTGAGTGCTTAA
- a CDS encoding helix-turn-helix transcriptional regulator, producing the protein MRRNGHPDTPTPLEPEEVRQLLDTELSRRGLGHFEVYQCGPPLDEAQIISNYPDALEPSDTADDFYRRGELVALTRKRIKPFFWSDENLLAPADEALPVPGPCKPVGEGASFIVHGNRGFYSVLNLCSFGEEQQFRETVQAFQSELQMLLVSVYDEALEQHAAVEPQTLLTPRETEVLTWASLGKTYNEVALLTSMTSHTVKFHMKNIFAKLDVTNGKSAIRKALQLGYIRHPS; encoded by the coding sequence ATGCGACGCAATGGACACCCCGACACGCCCACGCCCCTGGAACCCGAAGAGGTGCGGCAATTGCTCGATACCGAGCTGAGCCGCCGTGGCCTGGGGCACTTCGAGGTCTACCAGTGCGGGCCGCCGCTGGACGAAGCGCAGATTATTTCCAATTACCCCGATGCCCTGGAACCGTCCGATACCGCGGATGATTTCTACCGGCGTGGCGAGCTGGTTGCCCTGACCCGTAAGCGCATCAAGCCGTTTTTCTGGAGCGATGAGAACCTGCTCGCCCCGGCCGACGAAGCGTTGCCAGTGCCGGGCCCGTGCAAGCCGGTGGGGGAGGGCGCGAGTTTCATCGTGCATGGCAATCGGGGGTTCTACTCGGTCCTCAACCTGTGCAGCTTCGGCGAGGAACAACAGTTTCGCGAAACCGTGCAGGCTTTCCAGAGTGAGCTGCAGATGCTGCTGGTGTCGGTGTATGACGAGGCCTTGGAACAGCACGCGGCCGTTGAGCCACAAACGCTGCTGACGCCGCGCGAAACCGAAGTGCTGACCTGGGCCAGCCTGGGCAAGACCTACAACGAAGTGGCGCTGTTGACGTCGATGACGTCGCACACGGTCAAGTTTCATATGAAGAACATCTTTGCCAAGCTGGATGTTACCAACGGTAAATCGGCGATCCGCAAGGCCCTGCAGCTTGGCTATATCCGCCACCCGTCCTGA
- the glyA gene encoding serine hydroxymethyltransferase — protein sequence MAVNTAHLKDQADLLRRGLADLHTEDFELASLLDAEVLRQHRTLSLVSSSCAVTPRTLVACASALVNVSAAGMPGKRQRAGCENVDLVEALAIRRARELFDAHYASVQSHSASNAIAQVLSALLEPGDTLLGMAHDHGGDLTLGSPAVFTGAYYKAIRYGTDADGLIDYAQVRSLALAHRPRIIICGASAYSRVVDFERFRAIADEAGAILLADISHIAGLVATGRHPNPINAAHVTVTCTHKQLGGPRGGLILSGRDANTKVPGLRSTFSRVLDQAVFPRMQGAPAVNLIAAKAAALGYAKSAQFDACMGRVRTLADEAASAFQAKGYDVVGGRSENHTLLIRLQGAMTGAIAESALEQCAIVVNKHRVPGETRSSLVTSGLCIGTGSMAQRRLDREGCRQVIALVCRVLDGVTPLGEQEYHLEPAVCEQTRSEVEALCARYPIADYLES from the coding sequence ATGGCAGTCAACACCGCACACCTCAAAGACCAGGCCGACTTGCTGCGTCGTGGCCTGGCCGATCTGCACACTGAAGATTTCGAGCTGGCGAGCCTCCTCGATGCCGAGGTCTTGCGCCAGCACCGCACCCTGTCTCTGGTTTCCTCTTCCTGCGCGGTCACACCGCGAACGCTGGTGGCGTGTGCCTCGGCATTGGTCAATGTGAGCGCCGCAGGCATGCCGGGCAAACGTCAGCGTGCCGGCTGCGAAAACGTCGACCTGGTCGAAGCCCTGGCCATTCGCCGCGCACGCGAACTGTTCGACGCCCACTACGCCAGTGTGCAGTCGCACTCGGCCTCCAACGCGATTGCCCAAGTACTCAGCGCGCTGCTGGAGCCTGGCGATACCTTGCTCGGCATGGCCCACGACCACGGCGGTGATCTCACCCTTGGCAGCCCGGCGGTGTTCACGGGTGCCTACTACAAGGCCATTCGCTACGGCACCGATGCCGATGGCCTGATCGACTACGCGCAGGTGCGCAGCCTGGCGTTGGCACATCGGCCACGCATCATCATCTGTGGTGCGTCGGCTTACTCGCGGGTGGTGGACTTCGAGCGGTTTCGCGCGATTGCCGATGAGGCGGGCGCGATCCTGTTGGCGGACATTTCCCATATCGCCGGGCTGGTGGCGACGGGGCGTCACCCGAACCCGATCAACGCCGCCCACGTCACCGTCACCTGCACCCACAAACAACTCGGCGGCCCTCGCGGCGGGCTGATTCTGTCGGGCCGCGACGCCAACACCAAAGTGCCCGGCTTGCGCTCGACCTTCAGTCGCGTACTCGATCAGGCCGTGTTTCCGCGCATGCAGGGCGCGCCGGCGGTCAACCTGATCGCGGCAAAAGCCGCCGCGCTGGGTTACGCGAAATCGGCGCAATTCGACGCCTGCATGGGCCGGGTTCGTACACTTGCCGATGAGGCCGCCAGCGCGTTTCAGGCCAAAGGCTACGACGTGGTCGGCGGGCGCAGTGAAAACCATACGCTGTTGATCCGCCTGCAAGGCGCCATGACCGGGGCTATCGCCGAGTCGGCGCTGGAGCAGTGCGCCATCGTCGTGAACAAGCATCGCGTGCCAGGCGAGACGCGCTCGTCGTTGGTGACCAGCGGGTTGTGTATCGGCACCGGCTCCATGGCACAGCGCAGGCTGGACCGTGAAGGCTGCCGCCAGGTCATCGCGCTGGTTTGCCGGGTGCTGGACGGTGTGACACCGCTGGGCGAGCAGGAATACCACCTGGAGCCTGCAGTTTGCGAGCAGACGCGTTCAGAGGTTGAAGCCCTGTGCGCGCGCTATCCCATTGCCGACTACCTGGAGAGCTGA
- a CDS encoding MFS transporter, which produces MGTYRALRGLNARLQALFVITLVFRMGTLAFPFYAAYLIHQHAVSAATAGVLVGVYGAGALCTDLIIGAVIKRFSANRVILGALLLNALLLLVIPSVDNPLALLVLSFLWGACYEAFTPATFSETVAHSTLETRKVAFSCNRLAINVGMAIGPLLGSLVFLSHPDAVFYINALLSLLAFAACLYLARSKPEAHGAAVAGKGEGLPEAALHERSRLLVILLAALPVHVAYALPPTFLSAYIINYTELPAYYVGIIFFINALLVIVFEVPINLRMAHLSSSRALIAGFLLAGVGFFLMGFGQVGALLMLATVLWSLGEMIVFPGITHYVSSISSRHTVDRNLGYYAAGVNIGVMVAPSLAFMLVSQPSLPSPWLLAGLVLLLFAVAVGVMKGSAVLWNKEA; this is translated from the coding sequence ATGGGCACCTATCGCGCATTACGCGGCCTGAATGCCCGACTGCAGGCCTTGTTCGTGATTACGCTGGTGTTCCGCATGGGCACCCTGGCGTTTCCTTTCTACGCGGCGTACCTGATTCACCAGCACGCCGTATCGGCAGCCACCGCAGGCGTGTTGGTGGGCGTGTACGGTGCGGGTGCGCTGTGCACCGACCTGATCATCGGTGCGGTGATCAAGCGCTTTTCCGCCAACCGCGTGATCCTCGGCGCGTTGCTGCTCAATGCCTTGCTGCTGCTGGTCATCCCCTCGGTGGATAACCCGCTCGCCCTGTTGGTGTTGTCGTTTCTGTGGGGCGCCTGCTACGAGGCCTTCACGCCGGCGACGTTTTCCGAAACCGTGGCCCATAGCACGTTGGAGACGCGCAAAGTGGCGTTTTCCTGCAACCGCCTGGCGATCAACGTGGGCATGGCCATCGGGCCCTTGCTGGGCAGCCTGGTGTTCCTGAGCCATCCCGACGCGGTGTTCTACATCAATGCGCTGTTGTCCCTGCTGGCCTTCGCCGCCTGCCTGTATCTCGCGCGCTCAAAGCCCGAGGCACACGGCGCGGCGGTGGCCGGCAAAGGCGAGGGCTTACCGGAGGCCGCGCTCCATGAGCGCTCGCGGCTGCTGGTGATTCTGCTGGCGGCACTGCCGGTTCACGTGGCCTACGCATTGCCACCGACCTTTCTGTCGGCGTACATCATCAACTACACCGAACTGCCGGCGTATTACGTGGGCATCATCTTCTTCATCAACGCGTTGCTGGTGATTGTGTTCGAAGTGCCGATCAACCTGCGCATGGCGCACCTGTCGAGCAGCCGCGCGCTGATCGCCGGTTTCCTGCTGGCTGGCGTCGGTTTTTTCTTGATGGGGTTTGGTCAGGTCGGGGCACTGTTGATGCTGGCCACGGTGCTGTGGAGCCTGGGCGAGATGATCGTGTTCCCGGGCATCACCCATTACGTCAGCAGCATTTCCAGCCGCCATACCGTGGACCGCAACCTGGGTTATTACGCGGCGGGGGTGAATATCGGCGTGATGGTCGCGCCGTCGTTGGCGTTTATGTTGGTCTCGCAGCCATCATTGCCGTCGCCGTGGTTGCTGGCAGGGCTTGTCTTGCTGCTGTTCGCGGTCGCGGTGGGCGTAATGAAAGGTTCGGCGGTGTTATGGAACAAGGAAGCGTAA
- a CDS encoding DUF6622 family protein — translation MLDILQGTPLWVYAVYLWICYYGIKACLGGRENRRSLMILPVVLVVWSLMSLAPSILSSSAWVGGALVGSLVGMLLFNADGAQLAANGETLVLPGTWKTLLISQLFFAVKYYFGYQQAVHPLFLSTPEMLVAVGAVSGFTVGLFCGRAVRLQRALTALRRDKAVVLP, via the coding sequence ATGCTCGATATCCTCCAAGGCACGCCCCTTTGGGTGTACGCCGTTTACCTGTGGATTTGTTATTACGGCATCAAGGCCTGCCTGGGCGGGCGGGAGAATCGTCGCTCGTTGATGATTCTGCCGGTGGTGTTGGTGGTGTGGTCGCTGATGTCGCTGGCGCCGTCGATACTGTCGAGCAGTGCTTGGGTCGGCGGCGCGCTGGTCGGCAGCCTGGTGGGTATGCTGTTGTTCAACGCCGACGGCGCGCAGCTCGCTGCCAATGGCGAAACGCTGGTGTTGCCGGGCACCTGGAAAACTTTACTCATCTCGCAGCTGTTCTTTGCCGTGAAGTATTACTTCGGCTATCAGCAGGCGGTGCATCCGCTGTTTTTGAGCACGCCAGAGATGCTGGTGGCGGTGGGCGCTGTGTCGGGGTTTACCGTTGGTCTGTTCTGCGGGCGGGCCGTGCGGTTGCAGCGGGCGTTGACGGCGTTGCGCCGTGATAAGGCCGTTGTGCTGCCTTGA
- a CDS encoding queuosine precursor transporter — translation MTTYEAGIENSKYKLLGFENDKRLAVIMVIATGKVIKMKLSEVLNSEIMDNLNKMEVKNMYKKFYSQGGALTAYDINDRNESSWMIYIILNLLLFTFYIFTSIAATKPLYLESLGIIVTPGTFLYPLTFLIVDLLNEQFGLRLARRAILFAFASNAMIIILLYGSTFLPGLPGWKLDGPYNDVIIQVSSVLVASSVSFLVSENINSYLLCKIKELTNSKYLYLRIFFSTFFAVIIDSFLFCFIAFYGAMQTSDILSMIYVQIAIKVGFAFFNIAPAYGARALFKRWITGSAA, via the coding sequence ATGACCACGTATGAAGCCGGCATCGAAAACAGCAAATACAAACTGCTGGGCTTTGAAAATGACAAGCGCCTGGCGGTGATCATGGTGATCGCCACGGGCAAGGTCATCAAGATGAAACTGAGCGAAGTACTCAACAGCGAAATAATGGACAATTTAAACAAAATGGAAGTTAAGAACATGTACAAGAAGTTTTATTCGCAGGGCGGGGCACTCACCGCCTACGATATAAACGACCGCAATGAAAGCTCCTGGATGATTTACATCATTCTGAACTTGCTGCTCTTCACGTTTTATATCTTCACCAGCATTGCCGCGACTAAGCCGCTGTACCTGGAGTCGCTGGGCATCATCGTTACGCCGGGCACGTTTCTGTATCCGCTGACCTTTTTGATCGTGGATTTGCTTAACGAGCAATTCGGCCTGCGCCTGGCCAGAAGGGCCATTTTGTTTGCGTTTGCCAGCAACGCGATGATCATCATCTTGCTGTATGGCTCGACCTTTCTACCGGGGCTGCCGGGCTGGAAGCTGGACGGGCCGTATAACGACGTGATCATTCAAGTGTCTTCGGTTCTGGTCGCCTCCTCCGTGTCGTTCCTGGTGTCGGAGAATATAAACTCGTACTTGCTGTGCAAGATCAAGGAACTGACCAATTCCAAATACTTGTACCTGCGCATTTTCTTCAGCACGTTCTTTGCGGTGATTATCGACAGCTTCCTGTTTTGCTTCATCGCCTTTTACGGCGCGATGCAGACCAGTGACATCCTGAGCATGATCTACGTGCAGATTGCGATCAAAGTGGGTTTTGCGTTCTTCAACATCGCACCGGCCTATGGGGCGCGTGCGTTGTTCAAGCGCTGGATTACCGGCAGCGCTGCCTGA
- the queC gene encoding 7-cyano-7-deazaguanine synthase QueC: MTKKAVMVFSGGQDSTTCLIQALPLYDEVHCITFDYGQRHVAEIEVAQKLAKQLGATVHKVMDVSLLNELAISSLTRDNIPVPTVDSSGGSLPSTFVPGRNILFLTLASIYAYQVKAETVITGVCETDFSGYPDCRDEFVKALNKALELGMEYKLRLDTPLMWLNKAETWALADYHNQLELVRHQTLTCYNGVIGSGCGNCDACNLRARGLNEYLQNKADVMQSLKQKLQLG, translated from the coding sequence ATGACTAAAAAAGCCGTGATGGTGTTCAGTGGCGGGCAGGACTCCACGACCTGTCTGATCCAGGCACTGCCGCTGTACGACGAAGTGCACTGCATCACCTTCGACTATGGCCAGCGCCATGTGGCGGAAATCGAAGTGGCCCAGAAGCTCGCCAAGCAGCTGGGCGCCACTGTCCACAAAGTCATGGACGTGTCCTTGCTCAACGAACTGGCCATCAGCAGCCTGACCCGCGACAACATTCCCGTACCGACCGTGGACAGCTCTGGTGGCAGCCTGCCAAGCACCTTTGTGCCGGGCCGCAATATTCTGTTCCTCACATTGGCGTCGATCTACGCCTACCAGGTGAAGGCCGAAACCGTCATCACCGGCGTGTGCGAAACCGACTTCTCGGGCTACCCCGACTGCCGTGACGAATTCGTCAAAGCGTTGAACAAGGCACTCGAGCTGGGCATGGAATACAAGCTGCGCCTGGACACGCCGTTGATGTGGCTGAACAAGGCCGAAACCTGGGCCTTGGCCGACTACCACAACCAGTTGGAGCTGGTGCGTCACCAGACGCTCACCTGCTACAACGGCGTTATCGGCAGTGGCTGCGGCAACTGCGACGCGTGCAACCTGCGTGCACGCGGTTTGAATGAGTATTTGCAGAACAAGGCTGATGTGATGCAGAGCCTGAAGCAGAAGTTGCAGCTGGGCTAA
- a CDS encoding helix-turn-helix transcriptional regulator — MIHRREKTEHLKSNIKYLIKSRGETQLSLCSAAGLTRTTIYNILEGKVVNVQQSTIRKISDFFGVSYDEIETIDFEAKEIIESSVSPQGNMNPAAVPILTESLVIQNLDKRIGELATLYPLTYYFGTSHNLIAVRLERAIPGINEPGDLLIVQKGSSSDGKEKLVYDRATKRMLITLEASAHSDRLCVVGDIIEERFNDHV; from the coding sequence GTGATACACAGACGGGAAAAAACCGAGCACTTGAAGAGCAACATCAAGTACTTGATCAAAAGCCGCGGCGAAACGCAGCTGTCGTTATGCAGTGCCGCCGGCCTGACCAGGACCACCATCTACAACATCCTGGAAGGCAAGGTCGTCAACGTCCAGCAGTCCACCATTCGCAAGATTTCGGATTTCTTCGGTGTCTCTTACGACGAAATTGAAACCATCGATTTTGAAGCCAAGGAAATCATCGAGAGCAGTGTTTCCCCCCAGGGCAACATGAACCCGGCGGCCGTGCCGATCCTCACGGAAAGCCTGGTGATCCAGAACCTGGACAAGCGCATTGGCGAACTGGCGACGCTGTACCCGCTGACCTACTACTTCGGCACCTCGCATAACCTGATCGCGGTGCGCCTGGAACGCGCGATCCCCGGCATCAATGAGCCGGGTGATCTATTGATCGTGCAAAAAGGCTCGTCGAGCGACGGCAAAGAAAAGCTGGTGTACGACCGCGCCACCAAACGCATGCTGATCACCCTTGAAGCCTCTGCCCACTCGGACCGCCTGTGCGTGGTCGGCGATATCATCGAGGAGCGCTTCAATGACCACGTATGA